In the Polyangiaceae bacterium genome, one interval contains:
- a CDS encoding FHA domain-containing protein, giving the protein MITCAKCSKENQDHYKFCLGCGAELPRDASPKPFAPGTPPHGVPVAEAPAAAASASAPTPAPSAPRPAAAASAPPAAKGAVDCPQCGHHNPDSNRFCASCGYNLAALKSGSVPSAAPQAPAAAPAAGGGGMSVVLTALRADGSEAGSYALPDAATVTVGRDTGGIFAGDSYLSPKHATFTRTAGQLSIKDEASLNGVYVKLKPNAPEHLEYEDVFRIGQEIIRLEPLKNQPPSPDGVERFGSPAKGYIGRLALVIGRDTTGNAFPIPERGVHCGRERGDILFSEDGYVSGLHCRVHRAEDGKMYLTDVGSSNGTFVRLRMQRTLSQGDVLLMGQQLFRVDY; this is encoded by the coding sequence GTGATCACGTGTGCGAAGTGCAGCAAGGAAAACCAGGACCACTACAAGTTTTGTCTGGGCTGTGGGGCTGAGCTGCCCCGCGACGCCTCGCCAAAACCGTTCGCGCCAGGAACGCCTCCCCATGGTGTGCCTGTGGCAGAAGCACCGGCTGCGGCAGCTTCGGCGTCGGCTCCCACCCCGGCGCCCTCGGCCCCCCGCCCAGCGGCGGCAGCCTCGGCACCGCCCGCGGCAAAGGGCGCCGTGGACTGCCCGCAATGTGGTCACCACAACCCAGACTCGAATCGGTTCTGCGCCTCTTGCGGCTACAACTTGGCTGCACTGAAGAGCGGTTCGGTTCCCTCGGCCGCACCCCAAGCGCCCGCGGCCGCGCCTGCGGCCGGTGGGGGTGGCATGTCGGTGGTGTTGACCGCTTTGCGCGCAGACGGATCCGAAGCTGGCAGCTACGCCCTTCCAGACGCGGCCACCGTGACCGTGGGCCGTGACACGGGCGGGATCTTCGCCGGTGACAGCTATCTGTCCCCGAAGCACGCGACCTTCACCCGCACTGCGGGTCAACTCAGCATCAAGGACGAGGCTTCCCTCAACGGCGTGTATGTGAAGTTGAAGCCCAATGCGCCAGAGCACCTGGAATACGAAGACGTATTTCGCATCGGCCAGGAGATCATCCGTCTGGAACCCTTGAAGAACCAACCCCCCTCGCCGGACGGCGTGGAGCGCTTCGGCAGCCCCGCCAAGGGCTACATCGGGCGTCTGGCGTTGGTCATCGGGCGTGACACCACGGGAAACGCCTTCCCCATTCCCGAGCGCGGAGTTCACTGTGGACGCGAGCGCGGCGACATCCTGTTTTCCGAGGATGGCTACGTGTCCGGACTCCACTGCCGCGTCCATCGCGCAGAAGACGGAAAGATGTACCTGACGGACGTGGGCAGCTCGAATGGCACCTTCGTTCGCTTGCGTATGCAGCGCACCCTCAGTCAGGGCGACGTCCTGCTGATGGGCCAGCAGTTGTTCCGCGTGGACTACTGA
- the ruvA gene encoding Holliday junction branch migration protein RuvA, giving the protein MIGRLTGRVVSEEATGTVVLDVNGVGYEVFTPVGSVSRAAREAERVTLHVHTHLRQDTLDLFGFASEAERRLFRLLILVPNVGPKTALGTLSALPVEDLRRAVAQGDLARLTKVPGIGKKTAERLVLELKEKLERELGAAATAGASKPGDGERLLSALTNMGYKAAEAERALTTLGERVGKEPLVDLLREALKTLTP; this is encoded by the coding sequence ATGATCGGTCGACTCACGGGCAGGGTGGTCAGCGAAGAAGCAACTGGGACCGTGGTGCTCGACGTGAACGGCGTCGGCTACGAGGTGTTCACGCCCGTGGGCAGTGTGTCGCGGGCAGCGCGCGAGGCGGAGCGAGTGACGCTGCACGTGCACACGCATTTGCGACAGGACACTCTCGATCTCTTCGGGTTCGCCAGTGAGGCAGAGCGTCGCTTGTTCCGTCTGCTGATCTTGGTGCCCAACGTCGGCCCCAAGACTGCGCTCGGCACCCTGAGCGCCCTGCCGGTGGAGGATTTGCGGCGCGCGGTGGCTCAGGGCGATCTGGCGCGGCTGACCAAGGTGCCCGGCATCGGCAAGAAGACTGCGGAACGTCTGGTGCTGGAGCTCAAGGAGAAGCTCGAGCGCGAGCTGGGCGCTGCTGCGACCGCAGGCGCGTCGAAGCCCGGCGACGGTGAGCGTCTGCTCAGCGCCCTGACCAACATGGGCTACAAGGCCGCGGAAGCAGAGCGAGCCCTCACCACCCTGGGCGAGCGGGTCGGCAAAGAGCCTCTGGTCGACCTCCTGCGAGAGGCGCTCAAAACCCTGACCCCCTGA
- a CDS encoding FG-GAP repeat protein, which produces MRRLTTLSVLFAGVACSWTRFDELEEHASVLVLEQPSGMVGFGSSLTSLADANRVLVLVAGAPKAGNGAAVFQVGNGQEPNLDAFDIGQCSTNDCALARGVAALPLARTPSGASKSACWVTGFEKLSPPALSVACTETGQQRYIYALDLPFTADADADQLTLASESLPPVGTAAFATALIAGVRDSTGSVGRAAAFAPSSSTAIELVPPTSVDGFAAAVAVLRAPSSRYFLVGAPVAQQLWVFDEAGQSLGCLHGGEGFARSLATGDVDGDGKDDLALAEGDHVLVLPGARITSLTGSCREVEPADVMVSLKCRNSSDVGGCASGFGDAIAIGDIDGNGDGEVAVGAPGASVRGESAAGAVFVYDVDLARPNPEFVTEERFIASSGSGDRLGAAVTFAPQKDRQLLIAGAPAAGKVAIFYCSKLLPAGRRGSRCE; this is translated from the coding sequence ATGCGCAGGCTGACCACCCTGTCGGTGCTGTTCGCCGGCGTGGCGTGCTCATGGACACGCTTCGACGAGTTGGAAGAGCACGCATCGGTGCTGGTGCTCGAGCAGCCATCGGGCATGGTGGGGTTTGGCTCTTCGCTGACTTCACTGGCTGACGCCAACCGAGTCTTGGTGTTGGTCGCTGGCGCCCCAAAGGCGGGCAACGGCGCCGCCGTGTTTCAGGTGGGGAACGGGCAAGAGCCAAACTTGGATGCTTTCGACATCGGCCAGTGCAGCACCAATGATTGCGCCTTGGCGCGCGGGGTGGCTGCGTTGCCTCTGGCGCGCACCCCCTCGGGCGCTTCGAAGAGCGCTTGCTGGGTGACGGGCTTCGAGAAGCTCTCGCCGCCCGCGCTCTCCGTGGCCTGCACCGAAACCGGACAGCAGCGCTACATCTACGCCCTCGACTTGCCCTTCACCGCGGACGCCGATGCGGATCAACTCACCCTCGCCTCCGAGTCTCTTCCCCCGGTGGGTACGGCCGCCTTCGCAACCGCGCTGATCGCGGGAGTTCGCGACAGCACTGGCAGCGTCGGACGAGCCGCGGCTTTCGCCCCGTCGTCCTCGACGGCCATCGAGCTCGTGCCACCGACTTCCGTCGATGGCTTCGCTGCCGCGGTGGCGGTATTGCGTGCGCCGTCGTCGCGCTACTTCCTGGTCGGCGCCCCCGTCGCGCAGCAGCTGTGGGTCTTCGACGAGGCAGGGCAGTCCCTGGGTTGCCTGCATGGAGGCGAGGGCTTTGCGCGCAGCTTGGCGACCGGGGACGTGGACGGTGACGGCAAGGACGATCTGGCTCTGGCCGAGGGCGACCACGTCTTGGTGCTGCCGGGCGCCCGAATCACCTCCCTGACGGGAAGTTGCCGTGAGGTCGAGCCTGCCGACGTGATGGTGAGCCTGAAGTGCCGCAATTCCTCCGACGTGGGCGGTTGCGCTTCGGGTTTCGGCGACGCCATCGCCATCGGCGACATCGACGGCAACGGCGACGGTGAGGTAGCCGTGGGCGCACCGGGGGCCAGCGTGCGCGGCGAATCCGCCGCGGGGGCGGTCTTCGTCTACGACGTGGACCTCGCTCGCCCCAATCCCGAGTTCGTGACCGAAGAGCGCTTCATCGCTTCGTCCGGCAGCGGAGATCGTCTGGGTGCAGCCGTGACCTTCGCGCCGCAGAAAGACCGACAGCTGTTGATTGCTGGTGCCCCTGCCGCGGGCAAGGTCGCCATCTTCTACTGTTCGAAACTCTTGCCCGCCGGCAGGCGCGGCTCACGCTGTGAGTGA
- a CDS encoding (deoxy)nucleoside triphosphate pyrophosphohydrolase yields MSSPRTIRVVAAVIDRDGKYLITQRRPSAVLPLLWEFPGGRVEDGETDSDALRREVRHRLGVEITPGQLISFVSHPYEHYVVDLYLYECKLAGGEPVEQNVHSFKWVTSAEFDQYPFTPADELSMNKLLGLG; encoded by the coding sequence ATGAGCTCACCGCGCACGATTCGGGTCGTTGCCGCCGTCATCGATCGCGATGGCAAGTACCTGATCACGCAGCGACGCCCGTCTGCAGTGCTGCCGCTGCTCTGGGAGTTCCCCGGTGGCCGGGTCGAGGATGGGGAGACTGATTCCGATGCGCTGCGCCGCGAAGTCCGCCATCGGCTCGGAGTGGAAATCACCCCGGGACAGCTGATCAGCTTCGTGAGCCACCCCTACGAGCACTATGTCGTCGACCTATACCTGTACGAGTGCAAACTCGCCGGTGGCGAGCCCGTGGAGCAAAACGTACACTCGTTCAAATGGGTGACCAGCGCGGAGTTCGACCAGTACCCGTTCACCCCCGCGGACGAGCTGTCCATGAACAAGTTGCTCGGCTTGGGCTGA
- a CDS encoding PEGA domain-containing protein yields the protein MSTRFARLLSGLSLGVFLLLSLAAPAQSGGPLPSQTLKAIRAQMERGQAQFLAKDYEGAAKTFEQGFSQHRYPAFLFNVGVCYERLGRLGQAADELERYLQADPDAADAASVRERIAKLRAAAQSAPAAEAGLDADGGGAAHIAEGGVAVLPPAPVETKSLIIIETEPAGAPIRLYRKVAPGVPKFQMGTQQAGWKEVLARPSPLSATLDEGDYHLVIEKFRDFNATDTDVRIEPGRVLHFRANLSQGKFMGFLRVAANVEGAQVFVDDPERKRPPWGRTPASELVSRGDHTLLVVKPGYEPLEKRVQVEQAQQVEVTVNLVREGFGTLTFDANTAEARVEIDGRPIGVWRSGAAPLSQRLPAGRRRVVIRADGHKTYEGTVEVPRGQVMAVHAEMIETPSRGAAWTQAIVGGVFLGAGIFLGLESNSLHEELEADRKAGALERDDERINRGRLFAIGADVGFVLGGVLGGLATYNFIKDPLPESGVRVDAPKEPKDEPPRAHARLPRPRPLVRVRRPAPVQWQFGLLGIGGRF from the coding sequence GTGAGCACGCGCTTCGCCCGCCTGCTGTCGGGGCTCAGCCTCGGGGTCTTCCTGCTGCTGTCCCTCGCCGCTCCTGCGCAGTCAGGCGGACCTCTACCGTCGCAGACCCTGAAGGCCATCCGTGCTCAGATGGAACGTGGCCAGGCCCAGTTCCTCGCCAAGGACTACGAGGGGGCAGCCAAGACCTTCGAGCAAGGGTTTTCCCAACACCGCTACCCAGCGTTCTTGTTCAACGTCGGGGTTTGCTACGAACGCCTCGGGCGGCTGGGCCAGGCTGCGGACGAGCTCGAGCGGTACCTGCAGGCCGACCCCGACGCCGCCGACGCAGCCAGCGTTCGTGAGCGAATCGCCAAGCTGCGCGCGGCGGCTCAGTCCGCGCCCGCGGCGGAGGCCGGGCTCGACGCCGATGGTGGAGGCGCAGCGCACATCGCCGAGGGCGGAGTGGCGGTGTTGCCGCCTGCGCCGGTCGAAACGAAGTCCCTCATCATCATCGAGACCGAACCCGCGGGGGCTCCCATTCGGCTCTATCGCAAGGTTGCGCCGGGCGTTCCCAAGTTTCAGATGGGCACGCAGCAGGCAGGATGGAAGGAAGTGTTGGCGCGGCCCTCCCCACTGAGCGCGACCTTGGACGAGGGCGACTATCACCTGGTGATCGAGAAATTCCGGGACTTCAACGCGACGGATACCGACGTTCGTATCGAGCCCGGGCGCGTCCTCCATTTTCGAGCGAACCTGAGCCAGGGAAAGTTCATGGGCTTCTTGCGCGTCGCCGCCAACGTCGAAGGCGCCCAGGTGTTCGTGGACGATCCCGAGCGCAAGCGCCCACCCTGGGGGCGCACTCCTGCATCAGAGTTGGTATCGCGTGGCGACCACACGCTGCTCGTGGTGAAACCTGGCTACGAGCCCCTCGAGAAGCGGGTGCAGGTGGAGCAAGCACAGCAAGTGGAGGTGACCGTCAACCTCGTGCGCGAAGGGTTTGGCACGCTGACCTTCGACGCCAACACGGCAGAGGCTCGCGTGGAGATCGACGGACGTCCGATCGGCGTTTGGCGCTCCGGCGCCGCGCCGCTATCCCAGCGCTTGCCCGCGGGTCGCCGACGAGTGGTGATCCGTGCGGATGGGCACAAGACCTACGAAGGCACCGTAGAGGTGCCGCGCGGGCAGGTGATGGCGGTGCACGCGGAAATGATCGAGACGCCCTCGCGCGGTGCCGCATGGACCCAGGCCATCGTCGGCGGTGTCTTCCTGGGGGCTGGGATCTTCCTGGGCTTGGAATCGAACTCGCTTCACGAGGAGTTGGAGGCCGATCGCAAGGCCGGTGCCCTGGAGCGCGACGACGAACGCATCAATCGCGGACGTCTCTTCGCCATTGGCGCCGACGTTGGCTTCGTGCTCGGTGGGGTTCTTGGCGGGCTGGCGACCTACAACTTCATCAAGGATCCACTGCCCGAGTCCGGAGTTCGTGTCGATGCGCCCAAGGAGCCCAAAGACGAACCGCCCCGCGCTCACGCGCGTCTGCCACGGCCCCGCCCGTTGGTTCGCGTGCGACGCCCTGCGCCCGTCCAATGGCAGTTCGGCTTGCTCGGCATTGGAGGTCGATTCTGA